DNA from Victivallaceae bacterium:
AATAATACGTCACTCATTCGATTAAAAGGGCACAACAAATTTACTTGGGACGATAGCAATATTATCGTTTATGTTACAACAAATTATTTTTTGATGGCTTTTATTTGTATTTAAATGACTTCAGTTCATTTTTTATAAAATAATTACGATTCATTCGAATGAAATACGTTCATGCAAAGAATGCTACTATCTTGTATTCATTCACGGTATCGTCCGTGATGTTGTGTGAGTCAGTGACTTAAAATATGACGCAGGGTTCGGAACTAAATCAATCCTAATACTTTCCACCACAAGCTTCCTAGGACAAACCATATGAAAATATTGAATAAGCTTTGAATGAATCCGACTCTCCACCAATCTTTGACCGTTACGTATCCCGAACCGTAAAATATGGGAGCAGGTCCACTACCGTATTGCGTTAATCCTCCAAAAAGACAGCTTGAAAAAGCGAAACAAAGAACGGCAAGCATCGGGTCTGTTCCCATAGAAGTCGCTACAACCAGGAATACCGGAAAAAGAGCTCCTATATGAGCAGTGTTGCTGGCAAACAAATAATGAGAATAAAAATAAATCAGAAATAGAATAGGGAAGCCGATCTTCCAGGATAATCCTTTAACGATAATTGCGCTATATTCTCCTAATGCGGGTATGAAACCGAATTGATTAAGATAAGAAGCCATCATAATGAGAGCTCCGAACCAAATAAATGTTTCCCAGGCCGTAGAATTGGTGATTACATCTTTCCAATCAAGAATATCGAAAATCAAAAGAAGAGATAGGCCGACCATGGCCGCTACGGTAGCATTGATTCCGAAATAATCTCCGAAGATCCAGAGAACAATGAGGGCAAAGAAAATAAAAAGAAGTATTTTTTCCTTAAGACTTAAAGGAGGCATTTCCTTTAATTTTCTTTTCGCCGTTTCGGCAGCTTCTTTACATTTAGCGCTTTTGATTTCGGGGGGATAAATTTTCCTTATGATGATAGGCATACAAATTAAACTCAAAATACCGGGAACTATAGCGGCAATAGCCCAAGTGGACCACGAAAGAGAGATGTTTACGCTTTCGCTAAGAGCGGCTAACAGAGGGTTTCCGGCCATTGCCGTCAGAAACATGGCGCTTGTAATAACCGAAGCTTGATAAGCCACTTTTATGAGGTAAGAACCGATAAGTTGCGAAGTGGATTTATCCGGAGAGCTACCGAAGGAGTTGGCCAAACTGGTAACTACGGGAAAAATAATTCCTCCCGAACGAGCGGTGACGCTGGGTATAGCCGGCGCTAACAAAAAATCGGTTATGGTAAGACCGTAAGCGATACCTAAGGGGGTTCTACCCAGTACTTTTACGAAAAAATAAGCTACTCTTTCCCCGAGACCTGTTTTGATAATGCCTTTGGCTATGGAAAACGAGATCAAAACCAACCAAGCTATAGGATTATGAAATCCGGAGAGTCCCTGTTCGAGAGAGAGAGTTTTCGTAAAAAGTAGTATGCTAATGCCCATAACGACAACCGCTCCCATAGGAAAGGGTTGTAGAACCACACCCATAATCGTGGTGGCGAAGACGGCGAATAATCGCCAAGCCTGATCTGAAATCGTTGCGGGATGAGGCATAAACCAGAGGCCGATGAGAACACCCAATAAAGCTAAGACCGAAAAAAAATGACGTTTTTTATTCACTTTACCTCTTTTTTTTAGTAATTCTCGAACGGGGATATAGGATCGTTTTCCAACCATTTTTCCATTTCCGATAACGTATCTTCTATTAATTCCGTTGTCTGATGCAACTCAAGCAGACAATCTCTTTTCGTCTCTTCATTAATGATATTGGTAACGTCTTCAAAACTGATAAAAGACGGATCGATGAGATCGGCATCAAAAGCTTTTTTTATGGAAATCAGAAGTTCTTCAGGATATAGGGAACAGGCAACGGCTATCAAATTGTCCCAAGCAAAAGATTGAACTTTTTCTAACTTATATTCAAGAAGTTGTCGAAAATAATCGATTACGGAATTACGGTCTTGTTTACCTACGCCCACCATAACCACGAGACTGGTTTCTGCAGCTGCTCTGACGTATTCGTTAATATTGGGATTTTCGATGATTTCTTGAATAAGACGAATATTATCACACAAACTAGCCATAATACGTGGGAGGTCTTCGGTAAGCACATCTCCGGCGATGGCATGAGGTATGTCTCCGGAGAATGAAAACAGCTGCATGATTAAAGGAAAGGCTCTAATTTCCCTGAATTGAGCCAATAAGTACATGGCATATAAATGACCTTGATAGCTTTCATCTTCTATGATCTCGGGAATCCGATCTATGGCTTCTTCAAGGATAGATAGTAGATAAGGGGATATAATATCCCTTTTAGCAACGGCCGCTTCAATAGCTTCCCGAGGAAGAGAACCGACGTCATAAGCTAAATCCTCTAAAATATGAGCAACGTCCATAAATGCGGAAGATAGTACCGGTTATTTTTTTAATCAATCAGATTGTCTAAGATTCACGATTTCGAGATGTTTGAGAACTCATGAGTGCGATCCTAAAATAAGGTTGTCCGAGCAATAATTCGGTCATCCGAGCATAATATAATCCGAAACCTTGTTTTTGGCTATGTGTAGATTAGTTGTCTGAATGATTTACGGGTGTTTTTTTTCGATTTCGCAATATCTTATAGAGAATAAAAATTATTGAAATCCTATTTTAAACTTAATGAAAATTTCCCTATGCCAAGATTTTTGATTTAACTTTGATTTAGGTCGATCCGGTCATAATTTTAGTTTTGAGAACTATACAAAACGCTAAACTTTACGGAATTGGAAAAATCGTTAATCCGAATAAAATATGTGTTGATAATCTTGAATCAATAGTTGTTTTGCTTAAGAAAAACGATCGTTTTCGCTTGAACGCCCAATGTAAATCGCATATTCAAAGAATATTTTCCTAAATTAAGAAATGACTTTTTTATTTACTTACCCTTAAAAATCGATCTAACTAAAGGTTTATGGATTGGCAGGAACCGGCTTGCTTCCGAATAATTTGTGTATGGCTAGGATGGCCAAAGCTATTAGGCATAGTGTCTAACCTAAATGTAAGATCATGAGCATACCTTCAATCAGATCAGATAAGCCTTCCGCGAATTCACTTTTTTTATGTGACTTATACGCCAATAGTCACCAAGACATCTACGCATTGAGAAATTAAGGGGAGCACCGTTAGTGCTAATATAAAACCCCAGCAACCTTTGACTCTTCATAAGACTTTATCCATGCACTATAAACTTCACGATATCCGACGGAACAACACCCCACAAGACTCATCCTCAAATTCGAATGCAAATCAACTTGATTTTCCCGATAAAAGAAAAAATCACTAACTCACGCAGAAACATCACAACATGTAATTTATTTTTAGCCTTGAGTTAATTCAAGAAGCTATCGGTTGCTTTTGTCCGGCTGATTTTCGTACTAAATAGATGGCCAAAGCTACTAACCACAATATCACACCTAAGTGTAGGAATAGTAGTATACCTTCAAGTATGTTGGCCCACCCGGACGCGATCTCACCCTTTCTAATTATCTCTACTATGCCTTCCTTAATAGTCATAATACCAAGAAATTGTGCTAAAAATGGAGTCGTCACTAATAATAATGAGCAACATCGCGCTTTAACATCCCCGCTGACATAGCTGACATAAGTTGATTCATGATGGTCTTTGAATACATTAAAAACTTCACGATATCCGACGGAACAACAGCCCATAAAACTTATCCTCTGTTACTTAAGGAAACAATTATAATATTTGTTTTTATTTAATTTCTATTTAATTAATTTACGAACAATTTTCGTATTGTCAGGATGGCAAAAGCTATTAGGCGTAGTATCCAATCTAAATTAAGACTGAGCGTAAATCCCATTGGCTTTAGACGATGGGCTGAAAGCGGCCCATACTATAAATAAGAATCGTAGGAACTACGAGGATAGCCTGTGTAAACTTGTTCCCGGTAGGAATATTGAGCAGGAAGCCAACCGGCTTTAGACGGCTGGTAGTTCACGAGTAAGAATAGACCTTCAACCACTTCAACAATGCCTATGCGGTCTTGCTGCTTTTTATGTTGCTTCTACCGCTCTTAATCATATTGTGAAATTAAATGGACCGTTTATTCAGGCATCAAAAACTTCACGACATCCGACAGAGCAACAACTCATAAAACCCATCCCTCCGGTTAAGACCTAAGGTCTGTTTAATTAGTTGTTTATTAAAAAAATAATACAGATGCTATATTTATTATGTTCATATTTAATTTTTTTAATATTAAACAAACTTAAATAAGTAATTTTCTTACCGTCAACATTTTAAAAGTTTATCAACAAACGGTTCTTTAAGTGAATAAAATGAAAATCATTCAGGAAATACGGATTTTAAAACTGCCTTGTTACTATCGATTGCTCGATTTTTTCTTGTTTTCTCATTTGCGCTTCTCTACTTGTAAATACATCTTTACAGATAGGACAGCTCCAATGTTCGTATTCATTGGGATCATCGGAAATAAGGAAAACTGCTCTTGGGTCTTTCGCTTGGTAACAAGCGGGGCAATAATAATTTTCCTGCTCGTCTTGAAAAACGTTTTTGGTAAATTTTAATGTTTTTTTTTGACCGATCTCGGATTTCAGTCTTATTACTTCCTCTTGTAAGGAAAAACACTTTTCAATCAAGGACTCTTCCCTTGTTTTTGCTCCAAAAATAATATTTTTGAGCTCCGATAAGTTTTGCACTTGATCGATATCTTTACCGTTATCAAGAATTTCGTGAAGTCTTTTGTAATCGGCTCTGATTTTTTCCATAAATTCGACAGCCGATTTACCTGCCTCAAGTGCTAGAAGTATTTCTTTTATCATTGATCTTTCTTAGTTTTATTCATTTAGATTTATTTTCGGGAAAATGAAAACCACAATTCTCGTAACGCGAATTTTGTCTTAAACAAGCTCGTATATCTTGGCCCCGATTGTACGGAAAATTAAGGATTTTTTGAATATTCAAATATTCAAAAACTTTATGATCGAATTTCATTGTTTATCGGAATTTGGTTTGTAAAATATTTTGTACGCTTAGTTAAGGAAAATCCATTGTCAAGCGAACGTAAGAGGCTTGTTTCTTTCGTTCGGCTTTTATCAATAAAAAACTACGCCTGAGATTGTTAACATCAATTCGAAAGCAGCTAGCTTAAGTAATAAGGGATTCGATTGTTAAGATAATATTAATTGATTTTAATTGAAAACACAATATTATTAATTATGAATCATTAATAAAAAATAATCATCGCCTATTAATAGGTTAATCATAAATAGTTCAATTTATAATATCTTCTAAAGGTCTTCTGCCAAGATCAACGATAACCACGCATAAGGTCCGACCATTCCTGACGTCTGATTCGACATTCGTTAAAGCACTCAGTATGGCTGCCACAACGGCTTGCTTCCATACCTCTTGTTGCCGGTCTCCTAGAGGTGCATAAATACCGCAGGATATCAAAGGCAGTTGTATGAAGTTTATACCTTTATCAAGGCATTGTCTGAAAAGCTGTTCAAAGCCCGGCTGAAGGATCCTGTAAAGAATCTCAGGATCATTCCGGCATTGTTCAGCTGTCGGACCTAGGAATTGGCAAAGCATATCCCAATGTATTTCTTCTTCGGCAAATTTGCCTGAAGGAGCCCAGGGTCCCATAGTAAATTGACCCGGTTTTAGAGGGACTTTGGGTTTGGTTGCGGCCCAAGCGCTTGAAGAAGTCATTTTTGATATAACCCCATTCGTTCCGCCGCTCGTTACCGCTACTTGAGGATTTGCGGCGTTAACCAAAAGGGTGACCAGTTCAACGCCTGCCGGTACGTGTTGATTTTCAATCAGATTGCCCTGAGCGAAAACTAACTGCAATCCTTTTTTGTTCTCGAAAAACGTTTTATTCCAACCGGAATAAGAGTTGTCGTCAAATAAATCTAACAACGTTTCTCGTATTTGGTTAGGAGTGAACATCTCTCTGGGCATTCTTTCGGGTTTTTCGAGTCCTAAAGAAGGCTTCCTTGAGGGCAGAAAAGCCCCTTCCTTTCGTGTTGCTTTTAGCAATAAAACC
Protein-coding regions in this window:
- a CDS encoding anion permease, which codes for MVGKRSYIPVRELLKKRGKVNKKRHFFSVLALLGVLIGLWFMPHPATISDQAWRLFAVFATTIMGVVLQPFPMGAVVVMGISILLFTKTLSLEQGLSGFHNPIAWLVLISFSIAKGIIKTGLGERVAYFFVKVLGRTPLGIAYGLTITDFLLAPAIPSVTARSGGIIFPVVTSLANSFGSSPDKSTSQLIGSYLIKVAYQASVITSAMFLTAMAGNPLLAALSESVNISLSWSTWAIAAIVPGILSLICMPIIIRKIYPPEIKSAKCKEAAETAKRKLKEMPPLSLKEKILLFIFFALIVLWIFGDYFGINATVAAMVGLSLLLIFDILDWKDVITNSTAWETFIWFGALIMMASYLNQFGFIPALGEYSAIIVKGLSWKIGFPILFLIYFYSHYLFASNTAHIGALFPVFLVVATSMGTDPMLAVLCFAFSSCLFGGLTQYGSGPAPIFYGSGYVTVKDWWRVGFIQSLFNIFIWFVLGSLWWKVLGLI
- a CDS encoding DUF1186 domain-containing protein: MDVAHILEDLAYDVGSLPREAIEAAVAKRDIISPYLLSILEEAIDRIPEIIEDESYQGHLYAMYLLAQFREIRAFPLIMQLFSFSGDIPHAIAGDVLTEDLPRIMASLCDNIRLIQEIIENPNINEYVRAAAETSLVVMVGVGKQDRNSVIDYFRQLLEYKLEKVQSFAWDNLIAVACSLYPEELLISIKKAFDADLIDPSFISFEDVTNIINEETKRDCLLELHQTTELIEDTLSEMEKWLENDPISPFENY